The Bos indicus x Bos taurus breed Angus x Brahman F1 hybrid chromosome 25, Bos_hybrid_MaternalHap_v2.0, whole genome shotgun sequence genome has a window encoding:
- the ZNF668 gene encoding zinc finger protein 668 — protein sequence MEVESPEERSPAPGYKRSGRRYKCLSCTKTFPNAPRAARHAATHGLADCTEEMAEAKLKPETDPKAEDASGDKVSGAAAKPRPYACPLCPKAYKTAPELRSHGRSHTGEKPFPCPECGRRFMQPVCLRVHLASHAGELPFRCAHCPKAYGALSKLKIHQRGHTGERPYTCADCGKSFADPSVFRKHRRTHAGLRPYSCERCGKAYAELKDLRNHERSHTGERPFLCSECGKSFSRSSSLTCHQRIHAAQKPYRCPACGKGFTQLSSYQSHERTHSGEKPFLCPRCGRMFSDPSSFRRHQRAHEGVKPYRCEKCGKDFRQPADLAMHRRVHTGDRPFKCLQCDKTFVASWDLKRHALVHSGQRPFRCEECGRAFAERASLTKHSRVHSGERPFHCNACGKSFVVSSSLRKHERTHRSSEATGAPPQQELVVGLALPVSMAGEGPAAPASGAALGDPPAGLLGLPSESGGVMATQWQVVGMTVEHVECQDAGVGEAPGPLGAAGEVGGEEVDEKPPQFVCRECKETFSTLTLLRRHERSHPELRPFHCTQCGKSFSDRAGLRKHSRTHSSVRPYTCPHCPKAFLSASDLRKHERTHPVPIGTPTPLEPLVALLGMPEEGPA from the exons ATGGAGGTAGAGTCTCCGGAGGAGCGGTCCCCAGCCCCGGGCTACAAGCGCTCTGGCCGCCGCTATAAGTGCCTGTCCTGTACCAAGACTTTTCCAAATGCACCCCGGGCAGCACGCCATGCTGCCACGCACGGGCTTGCAGACTGCACTGAGGAGATGGCCGAAGCGAAGCTGAAGCCAGAGACAGACCCCAAAGCGGAAGATGCCAGCGGGGACAAGGTGTCAGGTGCAGCGGCCAAGCCTCGGCCCTATGCTTGCCCGCTGTGCCCCAAGGCCTACAAAACAGCACCAGAGCTGCGCAGCCACGGGCGCAGccacacgggcgagaagccctTCCCTTGCCCCGAATGCGGCCGCCGCTTCATGCAACCGGTGTGCCTGCGCGTGCACCTGGCCTCGCACGCTGGCGAGCTGCCCTTCCGCTGTGCGCACTGCCCCAAGGCCTACGGCGCGCTCTCCAAGCTAAAGATCCACCAGCGTGGTCACACGGGCGAGAGGCCCTACACCTGCGCCGACTGTGGCAAGAGCTTCGCTGACCCCTCGGTGTTCCGCAAACACCGGCGCACGCACGCAGGCCTGCGACCCTACAGCTGCGAGCGCTGTGGCAAGGCCTATGCAGAACTCAAGGACCTTCGCAACCATGAACG GTCCCACACCGGCGAGCGCCCCTTCCTCTGTTCAGAGTGCGGGAAGAGCTTCTCCCGCTCTTCCTCGCTGACTTGCCACCAGCGCATCCATGCGGCGCAGAAGCCCTACCGCTGTCCAGCCTGTGGCAAGGGGTTTACGCAGCTCAGTTCCTACCAGAGCCACGAGCGCACGCACTCAGGCGAGAAGCCCTTCCTGTGCCCGCGCTGTGGCCGCATGTTCTCCGACCCCTCAAGCTTCCGGCGCCACCAGCGGGCACACGAGGGCGTGAAGCCCTACCGCTGCGAGAAGTGCGGCAAGGACTTTCGGCAGCCGGCTGACCTGGCCATGCATCGGCGGGTGCACACGGGCGACCGACCGTTCAAGTGCCTGCAGTGTGACAAGACATTCGTGGCATCCTGGGACCTCAAGCGGCACGCGCTGGTGCACTCGGGCCAGCGGCCATTCCGCTGCGAGGAGTGCGGGCGAGCCTTCGCCGAGCGAGCCAGCCTTACTAAGCACAGCCGGGTGCACTCGGGTGAGCGCCCCTTCCACTGCAATGCCTGCGGAAAGTCCTTCGTGGTCTCATCCAGCCTGAGGAAGCACGAGCGGACCCATCGAAGCAGCGAGGCCACAGGGGCTCCCCCACAACAGGAGCTGGTGGTGGGGCTGGCACTACCGGTCAGCATGGCTGGCGAGGGCCCAGCCGCCCCAGCATCAGGGGCGGCGCTCGGAGACCCTCCAGCTGGGCTGCTGGGGCTGCCCTCGGAATCGGGTGGTGTGATGGCTACCCAGTGGCAAGTGGTGGGCATGACGGTGGAGCACGTGGAGTGCCAAGATGCAGGGGTTGGTGAGGCTCCTGGTCCCTTGGGGGCGGCAGGTGAGGTGGGGGGTGAGGAGGTGGATGAGAAACCACCCCAGTTTGTGTGCCGGGAGTGCAAGGAGACGTTCTCTACGCTGACATTGCTGCGACGGCATGAGCGCTCACACCCAGAGCTCCGGCCCTTCCACTGTACCCAGTGCGGCAAGAGCTTCTCAGACCGGGCTGGGCTGCGCAAGCACAGCCGCACCCACAGCTCTGTGCGCCCCTACACCTGCCCCCACTGCCCCAAGGCCTTCTTGAGTGCCAGCGACCTGCGCAAGCATGAACGCACCCACCCTGTGCCCATTGGAACCCCCACGCCCCTCGAGCCCCTCGTGGCTTTACTAGGAATGCCTGAAGAGGGACCAGCCTGA